The stretch of DNA TGCTGCCCAAGTGCAGAAAGTTATGGATGAGCTTCTTGTTGGAATGGGGAAAATTTCTTCTGTTTTGTTAATAGGTGGGGCGCCAATATTCAAACAAATGCAAAAACTTAAGAGTAATCCACGCATGATTGTTGGTACTCCTGGCAGGATTACGGACCATTTAATTCGTAAAAGTTTAACATTAAAAAACATAAGCTTCCTTGTTGTTGACGAGTCAGACCGCATGTTAGATATGGGGTTTAGTATTCAACTTGATAAGATTGTCGAGTATCTGCCTAAAGAGCGTCAAACATTAATGTTTTCTGCTACTTTTTCTCCAGAAGTTTTGTCTCTATCTAAGAAATACTTGTCTAATCCCGAGCGCATCTCTGTTGGGGAAGTGAATAAGGCTGCTCAACATATCAAACAAGAGACGCTACATACAAATGGCACTAAAAAATATGAGGACTTAATTGCAGAACTAGATAAAAGAGATGGTTCTATACTTGTTTTTGTAAACACCAAAATCGGTGCTGCTAAATTAACAGAGAAACTGGCAAGAAACAATCATAGCGTTGCAACTTTACACGGAGACATTGAACATCGCAAGCGCGAACGTGTGATAGGTGAATTTCGTGCAGGAAACTTCAGAATTATGGTTGCCACCGATGTTGCTTCTCGTGGCCTTGATATCTCTCACATCAAGCATGTAATCAATTATGACATACCAAGAAGCCATGAGGATTATATTCATCGCATAGGCAGAACTGCAAGAGCTGAGAGCACAGGAACAGCGCTGAACTTTATCTTGCCGGAAGAAATAAAGAAATGGAAAATCATTGAGCGTTTAATGAATCCAGGCAGCAATCCTGTAGCCGAGGGTAAACACATGAAGAAGCATTATAATCCATCGAAACGCAAACCTGGAAAGAAGAATTACACCTTCGCAAAACCAAGCTTTCCAAAGGCAAAGAGGACAAGTCATGCCTAGCAAATTTACATATTGACTAAGCTATGCTATTTTTGTTATATGATGAGTGAATGTAATTTTTAATTTTTAGTATTATGGCAGTAAAAAAGGGTTCCAAAAATAACGTCAGCAACCGCGGTAAAGGTGCAGAATTAAAGAAGTTAGATGGCAAAACAGTCAAGCCTATATTGTATAAAGGCGAAAGGTTAGGGCATGGGAATTATATGGCAGCAAAATTTGAGGATGGTAAGCTAGCAAGAGATGGAGAAGGTAGACCAATTCCTTACCAAATGGTTTGATATACTGCCAAAAATCCAAAATCTAGGTCTTTTTAATTGCTCTATTATACCTTACTAGAGGAGCGCATAAATTTAGCATCTTCTCTCTGTTGTGTCCTACTCACGTTGCAGATAGCGCAGAGTGCCTTTGAGATTTATTGATAGAAAATGGTGACACTTCTAATTTGCCAGATGTTGAAGATAAGTTAGCAGATGTTATTACTTACTGATACAATAAAATGACTATACTACTGACAAGGCCTTATGCTCTCTCTATAAACTCAAAACATCGTCTACTAATGCTTGGTAAGAACTCGGTGATTATTCCACTTATAAAGGTACAAAATATAGATATTCAAGTTATGGACGATAACTACGATGTAGTGATTCTTACTAGCCAAAACGCCGTTCATGCTGTTGAAAAAAGTTCCTGGATTAAGCGCAAACCTATATTTGTTGTGGGCAATAAAACCAAAGAAAAATTGCTTCAAATAGGCTGTGGCTGTGTCATGTCGAGCAATGGAACTGCACGTAATTTAGAGGAAACAATCGTAAATAACGTATCAAATACATTAAGAATACTATATTTGTCCGGTGATTATACCTCTTATGATTTGGACATTAAATTAAAATCAAGGGGGTATGATGTTACAAAAAAAACTGCGTATCGAGCGAATGCTGTTCAATCTCTTTCAAAACAGGAAATTGGTGTAATGAACACATCCGATACAATTCTTTTTTATTCTCCCAGAACAGCTAGTGTATTTACCAAGCTTGCATGGCAGTATAGTTTAAGGGGTAATGATAAAGTCGCAATTTGTATAAGCAATAATTGCGCTTCACTTATATCCGAATTAGTTTGGAAAGAGATTAGAATCGCAAATCGGCCTAATGAAAAAGCAATGTTTGCACTATTGTGATGCTGGATTTAAAAAAAGTCGAAGGTAAAATAATATGCATATATGGACCAACTGCGTCTTCTAAATCCAAATTGGCAATAGAGTTTGCTCAGAAAATTGGCGGGGTCATAATAAACGCGGACTCAATGCAAATATACAAAGATGTACCAATTCTAACATCTCAACCAACCGAACATGAAAAAGAAGCTTTAACACACCAACTTTATGGGATGGCTAACCTAACAACAAAATTCTCAGTTAATGAGTGGTTGAAACTTGCCATAAATCAAATCAACGCAACAAGAAAACTCGGATTATCACCGATATTAGTTGGGGGAACGGGGCTTTATTTTTTAAGTTTAATTAGGGGGATTGCTGAAATTCCGCAGATAGAGCAAACCACAAAAGATTATGTAAGGAGTTTAGCCGCAAAATCGCCCCAAGTTGGGGTGCATAAAATATTGATCGATTATGATTCTGAACTTGCTCAAAAGGTTTCTCCAAACGATACAGTAAGGGTGTTAAGGGGGCTTGAGGTTATGATCCAAACTGGTAAATCGATTTTAGAGTGGCAGAAAAATAACGCAAAGTTTTTTGCTGAAACCGAATTTTTTAAAGTTTATCTTTGTCCGCCAAGAGAAAAGTTGTATTCAAATATTAATCAAAGGTTTCTTCAGATGTTAACAAAAGGTGTTGAGGATGAAGTACGAGCTGTCTTTGTTAAACATGAGTACCAATCAATAGTACCTAAAATCATAGGTCTGTCCACTATCAGAGACTATATAATGCATCAAAAAGATTTAGGCACTATGATAAATGAGGTGCAGAAACTCACACGCAACTATGCTAAAAGACAGTACACATGGTTTAATAATCAGCTAAAACATGATGTAGTGGTTGACAACATATTTTGAATATCAATTCTAGATAGTGTCGTCATGAGATTTGTGGTATAATATGAAAGAAAAGATAAATCAGGAGTAAAAATGGATTTAGGGCTACATAGGCATGATATAACAGATAATATGTGGGATTTGATAAAGGATCATTTACCAGGAAGGGAAGGTACGTGGGGAGGTTTGGCACATAATAACAGAGGATTCATTAACGCAGTATTTTGGATATTAAGAACAGGTTCTCCCTGGAGAGATTTGCCTTCAGAATATGGAGGATGGAAAAATACACATAAAAGATTTTGCAGATGGAGAGACAAAAGGATATGGGAGGCTTTATTGGAGATATTTGTGAAAGAACCTGATATGGAATGGTTAATGATAGACGCAAGTCATAGTAAAGTGCATCCACATGCTTCAGGTGCAAAAGGCGGCAATCAAGATATGAGTCGTACAAAAGGGGGCTCAATACAAAGATTCACCTTGCCTTGGATTCACATGGTATGCCACTCAAAGTTATTGTCACAAAAGGCTCAGAAGCTGATTGCAAGCAGGCTGTTAATCTTATTGAAGAGATGAAAGCTGAGTACTTACTAGCCGACAGAGGGTACGATGCTAATTACATAATTGACCATGCCCAAGAATTGGGCATGAGAGTTGTTATTCCTCCTAAAAAGAACAGAATCACCCAGAGAAAATACGATAAAGATTTATACAAAATAAGGCATATTGTAGAAAACACCTTTCTTCATCTTAAAAGATGGAGGGGAATTGCAACCAGATATGCTAAAAATTCAGCTTCTTTTCTTGCCGCAATTCAGATTAGATGCTTATCTCTTTGGCTTAAAATCTCATGACGACATTATCTAGCTCGACAACTAACTTTCCCGTAAAACTGAATTTAGATGGCATGAGTTTTGGACAATGGTAAAAAAAAGTAAGTTCAGTCTCGCACTTGCGCGCAAGACTCTAAGACTTGGAATTTACTATCAAACCTATAGTATATAGGCAGAAGAAAAGCAACTTTTCAATCTATCAAGCTGCACTTAGATACCACACAATAGAATGTTGTAATTATTGTTGGTCGACAAATTGTATAAGAGCCATAGGAGCACAATCTCCTTGCCTAAACCCAGATTTTACAATTCTTGTATAACCACCGTTTCTATCTTTATACCTAGGAGACAAAACTTTAAGTATTTTATCAGCTTCCTGCAATCCGCCACCGAGTTTTGATATAACCATTCTTCTAGCGTGTAAAGAATCGTTTTTGCCAGCAGTTACCAACTTCTCAACCACTGACCTAAGGTCTTTTGCTTTGGGCAAAGTTGTGGTAATTTGCTCATGGTTTATCAAAGACTTGCAAAGATTTCTTATTAAGCTTGTTCTATGAGCACTTCTCCTTGAAAATTTTCTTTTGCTTTTTCTATGTATCACTAGTTTTACCCAAAATTAGTTATTGTCTTCAATATATGTTTTTGCTAATTCTTCCACATTTTTTGGTGGCCAATCTTTTATTTCCATGCCGAACTTTAGCCCCATTTCTGCTAAAATATCTCTAATTTCATAAAGAGATTTTTTCCCGAAATTAGGGATTTTTAACATTTGAGTTTCAGTTTTTGTGACTAAATCTCCAATATATATTATGTTATCATTTTTTAGGCAGTTTTGCGAACGTATGGATAACTCCATATCACAAACCTTTCTCAGTAAGTTTAGGTCGAAAGGAACTACCTTCTCTTTAGGTTTCTCCACTTCTTCGACTTCCCTAAAGTTAATGAAAACTTGTAGCTGTTCCTGAAATATCTTAGCAGCGAAAGCTAATGCTAAATCACTCTTAATCGCGCCGTTTGTTTCTATAGTAAGAAGCAACTTATCATACTCGGTTTTAGAACCAACGCGACTATTTTCTACTTTAAACGAACATCTCAAGACAGGAGAAAAGATTGAATCTATAGCTATGAAGTTGCTTCCGTAACTGAAGTCTTGCTGTTCACTTGCAACCCTATACCCCTTCCCAGATGTTACTATAAACTCCATTTCCAATTTGGTTTCTTTAGTAATATTACAAATTACTAAGTCTGGATTAGTGATTTGAAATCCATCGGACACCTTTATCATACCTGCAGTCACTGGACCGCTTTTAGAAACACTTAAAGTGAACTTTTTATTGTCGAATCCAGCGCTTCCACTAATGATAACCGATTTTAAATTTAATATAATTTCAACAACATCTTCTTTGACTCCTTCAATTGTTGAATATTCATGCTCCACACCACTGATTCTAACAGCGGATATTGCAGTGCCTTGTAATGAAGACAGCAATATTCTTCTTAATGCATTACCAAGCGTAACACCGAATCCCCTCTCTAGAGGTTCTATACTAAAAACACCAACATTATCTGTAGACTTTTCCACAGAATAGCTTGCTGGTTTTATTAAACTAACCCAATTCAAAGAAATATTTGCCCCTTGTGTCGCTTCCTGCATTTAAATACCCTGATAAATTATACTCTTCTTCTTTTAGGTGGTCTAGGACCATTGTGTGGGATTGGGGTGATATCCTTAATGACCGTAAGGTTAATTCCCGTTGAAACTAGCCCCCTTATTGCTGACTCTCTTCCGTTACCAGCTCCTTGTATTTTGACTGACATGGTCTGCATACCAAACTCCAAGGCTTTTTTTCCAGCTATCTCCGCTGTTATTTGCGCTGCGTATGGAGTAGATTTACGAGAACCTTTGAAGCCATTACATCCAGCTGAAGACCATGCTATTACAGCTCCATGCAAATCCGAGATGGTTACTATAGTGTTATTAAAGCTTGCCAATATATGTGCAATCCCAATAGTTACGTTTCTTTTTTTCTTGTTAGCTGTGCTAGATGTAGTTTTTTTATTCATACCTAATCTTTATTTCTAATTATTTAGCAACTTTTTTCTTGCCAGCAATAGCAATTGCTTTACCTTTTCTTGTTCTTGCATTGGTATGCGTTCTTTGTCCACGTACAGGCAATTTCTTCACATGTCTAATGCCCCTATAGCATTTGATATCGATAAGATCTTTAATATTCATAGAGACTTCCATTCGCAAATCACCTTCAACAGCGTACGAAGAGTCTATAACCTCTCTTAATTTCCTTACTTCTTCGTCAGAGAGTTTCATAACCCTTAAATTTGGGTCTATGTTTGCTTTTTCGCATATATTCATTGCTCTATGGTTACCTATGCCATAGATATACGTCAAAGCTGTACTAACTTTCTTGGATGTCGGGATGTTTACACCTGCTATACGCGCCACAGAAAAACCTCTTTATAATATTATTAGTAGTTTCGATTTTAAGGATTCTATAGATTTAAATCGCTAAGTCAAGCACTGAAGTTAAATTTTTGGGGCTACTGAAGAAATTTATGGATTAAAACTCAGTTGATTCTCCAAAATGTGAAAATGGCTTCAGTTTTTTGTTTTTCCATAAGCCATTATTTACAAAACAGATACCACTGCCATTTGTGATATACCCAATGCGCTTCATCGGATAACCAAAAATTTTAGCAAAATCTTTGGCAAAACAATGGAGTTTTTCAACATCTATCGCACATAAAAGGCCATAATCCTCACCCCCTGTGAGCATGACGTCCATACAGTCAAGTCCTAATATGGCACAATCTTCTCTGAAAGCAATAGAGGGGTTTAAAAGTTCTAAATCTATTACCCCCTTGGCGTCAGAAGCTTTGCACAGTTTGCGTAAATCAACCAGCAAACCATCAGAAATGTCCATCATGCATGTTACTGCATCTTGCTCCGCGAGCCAAATCCCTTCCTTTGTTTTTGCTGTTGGGCGCAAAAATGGTTTTTTGTACAGTCCAAACTCGCTCAAAGATTTTTCACAGGCAATCAATCCTAGGTGGGCGTAGCCCAACTCGCCAACTACACAAATTATGTTGGTTGGTTTTGCTGTGCACCTATATTTGATAGCTTTGGTTCTTGCGACCCCAATGATCGTGACACTGATGAATATTCTATCTCTTGATGCGGTTATATCTCCTCCAATAAGTTTAATACCTGTATTTTCACACATGTCGGCAAAATTATGGAGAAATTCTTTTGCATACTCTTGATGCAGCATCGGGATTGAAATGCCACCCAACACAAAAAGAGGAGTAGCTCCCATGGCTGCAACGTCACTTAAATTAACGTGTAGCGCTTTGTGTGCCAGGCTCAATGGGTCGAAGTAAGATGTGCAAAAGTGGACGTCCTCCACAATTATGTCTTTTGTTACAATGTAACTTTGCTCATCTGTAAACTGAATTACCGCAGCATCATCGCCTATATGCGATGGGAATCTGTTTTTAAGCTTGGCGATTAAATCAAGTTCGCTTAACTTAGTATTTTTAATAAAGTAACATTTAGTTCGCTTAACATTTGCGGTGTAAATACATAACTGCGGTTGCCAACTAATTTACGATCATACAAAAAAGAGTAGATAAG from Candidatus Bandiella woodruffii encodes:
- a CDS encoding DEAD/DEAH box helicase, translated to MQNFTSLDLPDSLLSSLKRLGFTTPTPIQAKAIPAALEGKDIIGSAQTGTGKTMAFLIPVIAQLLSSSNSKALIMTPTRELAAQVQKVMDELLVGMGKISSVLLIGGAPIFKQMQKLKSNPRMIVGTPGRITDHLIRKSLTLKNISFLVVDESDRMLDMGFSIQLDKIVEYLPKERQTLMFSATFSPEVLSLSKKYLSNPERISVGEVNKAAQHIKQETLHTNGTKKYEDLIAELDKRDGSILVFVNTKIGAAKLTEKLARNNHSVATLHGDIEHRKRERVIGEFRAGNFRIMVATDVASRGLDISHIKHVINYDIPRSHEDYIHRIGRTARAESTGTALNFILPEEIKKWKIIERLMNPGSNPVAEGKHMKKHYNPSKRKPGKKNYTFAKPSFPKAKRTSHA
- a CDS encoding uroporphyrinogen-III synthase; amino-acid sequence: MLGKNSVIIPLIKVQNIDIQVMDDNYDVVILTSQNAVHAVEKSSWIKRKPIFVVGNKTKEKLLQIGCGCVMSSNGTARNLEETIVNNVSNTLRILYLSGDYTSYDLDIKLKSRGYDVTKKTAYRANAVQSLSKQEIGVMNTSDTILFYSPRTASVFTKLAWQYSLRGNDKVAICISNNCASLISELVWKEIRIANRPNEKAMFALL
- the miaA gene encoding tRNA (adenosine(37)-N6)-dimethylallyltransferase MiaA, which produces MLDLKKVEGKIICIYGPTASSKSKLAIEFAQKIGGVIINADSMQIYKDVPILTSQPTEHEKEALTHQLYGMANLTTKFSVNEWLKLAINQINATRKLGLSPILVGGTGLYFLSLIRGIAEIPQIEQTTKDYVRSLAAKSPQVGVHKILIDYDSELAQKVSPNDTVRVLRGLEVMIQTGKSILEWQKNNAKFFAETEFFKVYLCPPREKLYSNINQRFLQMLTKGVEDEVRAVFVKHEYQSIVPKIIGLSTIRDYIMHQKDLGTMINEVQKLTRNYAKRQYTWFNNQLKHDVVVDNIF
- a CDS encoding IS5 family transposase (programmed frameshift), whose translation is MDLGLHRHDITDNMWDLIKDHLPGREGTWGGLAHNNRGFINAVFWILRTGSPWRDLPSEYGGWKNTHKRFCRWRDKRIWEALLEIFVKEPDMEWLMIDASHSKVHPHASGAKGGNQDMSRTKGGFNTKIHLALDSHGMPLKVIVTKGSEADCKQAVNLIEEMKAEYLLADRGYDANYIIDHAQELGMRVVIPPKKNRITQRKYDKDLYKIRHIVENTFLHLKRWRGIATRYAKNSASFLAAIQIRCLSLWLKIS
- the rplQ gene encoding 50S ribosomal protein L17 — translated: MIHRKSKRKFSRRSAHRTSLIRNLCKSLINHEQITTTLPKAKDLRSVVEKLVTAGKNDSLHARRMVISKLGGGLQEADKILKVLSPRYKDRNGGYTRIVKSGFRQGDCAPMALIQFVDQQ
- a CDS encoding DNA-directed RNA polymerase subunit alpha gives rise to the protein MQEATQGANISLNWVSLIKPASYSVEKSTDNVGVFSIEPLERGFGVTLGNALRRILLSSLQGTAISAVRISGVEHEYSTIEGVKEDVVEIILNLKSVIISGSAGFDNKKFTLSVSKSGPVTAGMIKVSDGFQITNPDLVICNITKETKLEMEFIVTSGKGYRVASEQQDFSYGSNFIAIDSIFSPVLRCSFKVENSRVGSKTEYDKLLLTIETNGAIKSDLALAFAAKIFQEQLQVFINFREVEEVEKPKEKVVPFDLNLLRKVCDMELSIRSQNCLKNDNIIYIGDLVTKTETQMLKIPNFGKKSLYEIRDILAEMGLKFGMEIKDWPPKNVEELAKTYIEDNN
- the rpsK gene encoding 30S ribosomal protein S11 produces the protein MNKKTTSSTANKKKRNVTIGIAHILASFNNTIVTISDLHGAVIAWSSAGCNGFKGSRKSTPYAAQITAEIAGKKALEFGMQTMSVKIQGAGNGRESAIRGLVSTGINLTVIKDITPIPHNGPRPPKRRRV
- the rpsM gene encoding 30S ribosomal protein S13, with amino-acid sequence MARIAGVNIPTSKKVSTALTYIYGIGNHRAMNICEKANIDPNLRVMKLSDEEVRKLREVIDSSYAVEGDLRMEVSMNIKDLIDIKCYRGIRHVKKLPVRGQRTHTNARTRKGKAIAIAGKKKVAK
- the thiL gene encoding thiamine-phosphate kinase encodes the protein MSWQPQLCIYTANVKRTKCYFIKNTKLSELDLIAKLKNRFPSHIGDDAAVIQFTDEQSYIVTKDIIVEDVHFCTSYFDPLSLAHKALHVNLSDVAAMGATPLFVLGGISIPMLHQEYAKEFLHNFADMCENTGIKLIGGDITASRDRIFISVTIIGVARTKAIKYRCTAKPTNIICVVGELGYAHLGLIACEKSLSEFGLYKKPFLRPTAKTKEGIWLAEQDAVTCMMDISDGLLVDLRKLCKASDAKGVIDLELLNPSIAFREDCAILGLDCMDVMLTGGEDYGLLCAIDVEKLHCFAKDFAKIFGYPMKRIGYITNGSGICFVNNGLWKNKKLKPFSHFGESTEF